The following proteins are co-located in the Silene latifolia isolate original U9 population chromosome 1, ASM4854445v1, whole genome shotgun sequence genome:
- the LOC141614163 gene encoding palmitoyl-acyl carrier protein thioesterase, chloroplastic-like isoform X1: MPTISCTLPTNFPSKLPLNLPRLVPTNTNTPHLYNYGSFSTSRKSTLNVKLDNFQDPLQINDYDKFSLVVVHADNNELSQKRYAYDEYVVSQNFLVRLYELDIYQKASLEALLKYTEETGLNLFQSSGLVVEGHYAVSEEMLSLNLTWVIGRMQVEVNSYPSWGDIVQVESWCSAIGKHSVTCSSRLTNFKTGKKIMRVDSEFAMINKNTRRISKILEEIKAKGQPYIRENFDPITINDKLRKLRKLDVNEADISITGIRPMWFDLDPNQHVNNVKYISWILEGIPETVRENCELAALTVEYRRECGRENVLQSLSTASTKNSLEFDHLLCMENSKEVARARTLWRSSTSE, encoded by the exons ATGCCTACAATTTCATGTACCTTACCAACTAATTTCCCTTCTAAACTTCCATTAAACTTACCAAGACTAGTACCAACTAATACCAACACTCCTCATTTGTACAACTATGGATCTTTCTCCACTTCTCGAAAGTCGACATTGAATGTTAAACTCGATAATTTCCAAGACCCGTTACAGATCAACGACTATGATAAG TTTAGTTTGGTCGTCGTACATGCTGATAACAATGAACTGTCACAGAAGAGGTATGCTTATGATGAGTACGTGGTTAGCCAAAACTTCTTAGTTCGATTGTACGAGCTTGATATTTATCAGAAAGCATCCTTGGAAGCCTTGTTAAAGTACACTGAG GAAACTGGATTAAATCTATTTCAGAGTTCTGGGCTAGTGGTTGAAGGGCATTATGCTGTGTCGGAGGAGATGCTTAGTCTAAATCTGACATGGGTTATTGGAAGAATGCAAGTTGAAGTTAATTCTTATCCTTCATG GGGAGATATTGTTCAAGTGGAGTCATGGTGCTCAGCAATAGGAAAACATAGTGTTACTTGCAGCTCTAGATTAACCAACTTCAAGACCGGAAAGAAGATCATGCGAGTTGACAG TGAATTCGCTATGATCAATAAGAATACAAGAAGGATATCAAAAATTCTGGAGGAGATCAAAGCAAAAGGGCAGCCTTACATTCGAGAAAACTTTGATCCAATTACAATCAATGATAAACTCAGAAAATTAAGGAAGCTTGATGTCAATGAAGCTGATATTAGTATAACAGGAATTCGA CCAATGTGGTTCGACTTGGATCCGAATCAACACGTCAATAATGTCAAATACATCAGTTGGATACTTGAG GGAATTCCTGAAACAGTAAGGGAAAATTGTGAACTAGCTGCACTTACCGTAGAATATAGAAGGGAATGTGGTAGAGAAAATGTGCTTCAATCTCTTTCAACTGCATCAACCAAAAATTCCCTTGAATTTGATCATTTACTTTGTATGGAAAACAGCAAAGAAGTTGCAAGGGCTCGAACATTATGGAGATCAAGTACATCTGAATGA
- the LOC141614151 gene encoding uncharacterized protein LOC141614151 isoform X1, protein MANLLYLALFTFLNIVIFHGYGEMMIYEDGYTVTTVIDGNKLQINPHSAVSRSGSHDLLLLDSSASVFYTLSFPLSKESVMKRFVGNQEGFADGDAISAKFNKPKSFTVDSKGNAYVADRANFAVRKITRTGVTTTIAGGYSKNGRTDGPGRNATFSTDYELTFVPELCALLVMDRGSKLIRLINLKQEDCGSPKSGLGASVIWASALIVPCLVGLVIGFAVRPYIMPHEPNLVNLSKSWTTYRMKLGRQAPMPCFGIRNATVSSIITFLRQLITLLVSHISLMFGFWTYRSNPSCSTVSKDPVSLLECDNSNSGSSGFVISQKYANQLKDLITCDGELGLSGNVWMLEDVVENDAHVPRQIDGLMEASITNFTEDSHRSSTFDGPFIGVSSVVKRR, encoded by the exons ATGGCTAATCTCCTTTACCTTGCGTTGTTCACCTTTTTGAACATAGTCATCTTCCATG GGTATGGAGAGATGATGATATATGAAGATGGGTACACAGTAACAACAGTGATTGATGGTAACAAGCTACAGATAAATCCACACTCTGCTGTTTCTAGATCTGGATCACATGACCTCCTTCTTCTTGATTCTTCTGCTAGTGTCTTTTACACTCTTTCTTTCCCACTTTCCAAAG AAAGTGTGATGAAGAGGTTTGTTGGAAATCAAGAGGGTTTTGCTGATGGTGACGCAATTTCAGCTAAGTTTAATAAACCAAAGAGCTTTACTGTGGATTCTAAGGGAAATGCGTATGTTGCTGATAGAGCCAATTTCGCTGTTAGAAAAATTACTCGCACAG GTGTCACCACCACTATTGCGGGCGGATACTCGAAGAATGGTCGCACTGATGGACCAGGACGAAATGCAACTTTTTCAACAGATTATGAGCTAACCTTTGTTCCAGAGTTGTGTGCTCTGCTTGTTATGGACCGTGGGAGTAAACTGATCCGCCTGATCAATCTAAAGCAGGAGGATTGTGGTTCTCCCAAATCTG GTTTAGGAGCGAGTGTAATATGGGCTTCGGCACTGATCGTTCCATGCTTGGTCGGATTAGTCATTGGATTTGCAGTTCGTCCGTATATAATGCCACAT GAGCCCAATCTTGTCAATCTCAGCAAATCATGGACGACTTACCGAATGAAACTGGGGAGACAAGCACCGATGCCTTGCTTCGGCATCAGAAACGCAACTGTTAGCTCAATAATCACATTTCTTAGGCAGCTTATTACGCTACTAGTATCTCATATCTCTCTTATGTTTGGATTTTGGACATATAGATCCAACCCGAGTTGTAGTACTGTTAGTAAGGACCCTGTTTCTCTTTTGGAATGTGATAACTCGAACTCGGGTAGCTCTGGTTTTGTAATTTCACAAAAGTATGCTAATCAGTTGAAGGATCTCATAACTTGTGATGGAGAGCTTGGATTATCTGGAAATGTTTGGATGCTAGAAGATGTGGTGGAAAACGATGCACATGTCCCTCGTCAGATTGATGGTTTAATGGAAGCAAGCATTACGAACTTCACTGAAGATTCTCATAGGTCATCTACGTTTGATGGTCCGTTCATTGGGGTGTCGAGTGTGGTCAAGAGGAGATGA
- the LOC141614163 gene encoding palmitoyl-acyl carrier protein thioesterase, chloroplastic-like isoform X2, translated as MPTISCTLPTNFPSKLPLNLPRLVPTNTNTPHLYNYGSFSTSRKSTLNVKLDNFQDPLQINDYDKKRYAYDEYVVSQNFLVRLYELDIYQKASLEALLKYTEETGLNLFQSSGLVVEGHYAVSEEMLSLNLTWVIGRMQVEVNSYPSWGDIVQVESWCSAIGKHSVTCSSRLTNFKTGKKIMRVDSEFAMINKNTRRISKILEEIKAKGQPYIRENFDPITINDKLRKLRKLDVNEADISITGIRPMWFDLDPNQHVNNVKYISWILEGIPETVRENCELAALTVEYRRECGRENVLQSLSTASTKNSLEFDHLLCMENSKEVARARTLWRSSTSE; from the exons ATGCCTACAATTTCATGTACCTTACCAACTAATTTCCCTTCTAAACTTCCATTAAACTTACCAAGACTAGTACCAACTAATACCAACACTCCTCATTTGTACAACTATGGATCTTTCTCCACTTCTCGAAAGTCGACATTGAATGTTAAACTCGATAATTTCCAAGACCCGTTACAGATCAACGACTATGATAAG AAGAGGTATGCTTATGATGAGTACGTGGTTAGCCAAAACTTCTTAGTTCGATTGTACGAGCTTGATATTTATCAGAAAGCATCCTTGGAAGCCTTGTTAAAGTACACTGAG GAAACTGGATTAAATCTATTTCAGAGTTCTGGGCTAGTGGTTGAAGGGCATTATGCTGTGTCGGAGGAGATGCTTAGTCTAAATCTGACATGGGTTATTGGAAGAATGCAAGTTGAAGTTAATTCTTATCCTTCATG GGGAGATATTGTTCAAGTGGAGTCATGGTGCTCAGCAATAGGAAAACATAGTGTTACTTGCAGCTCTAGATTAACCAACTTCAAGACCGGAAAGAAGATCATGCGAGTTGACAG TGAATTCGCTATGATCAATAAGAATACAAGAAGGATATCAAAAATTCTGGAGGAGATCAAAGCAAAAGGGCAGCCTTACATTCGAGAAAACTTTGATCCAATTACAATCAATGATAAACTCAGAAAATTAAGGAAGCTTGATGTCAATGAAGCTGATATTAGTATAACAGGAATTCGA CCAATGTGGTTCGACTTGGATCCGAATCAACACGTCAATAATGTCAAATACATCAGTTGGATACTTGAG GGAATTCCTGAAACAGTAAGGGAAAATTGTGAACTAGCTGCACTTACCGTAGAATATAGAAGGGAATGTGGTAGAGAAAATGTGCTTCAATCTCTTTCAACTGCATCAACCAAAAATTCCCTTGAATTTGATCATTTACTTTGTATGGAAAACAGCAAAGAAGTTGCAAGGGCTCGAACATTATGGAGATCAAGTACATCTGAATGA
- the LOC141614151 gene encoding uncharacterized protein LOC141614151 isoform X2, producing MANLLYLALFTFLNIVIFHGYGEMMIYEDGYTVTTVIDGNKLQINPHSAVSRSGSHDLLLLDSSASVFYTLSFPLSKESVMKRFVGNQEGFADGDAISAKFNKPKSFTVDSKGNAYVADRANFAVRKITRTGVTTTIAGGYSKNGRTDGPGRNATFSTDYELTFVPELCALLVMDRGSKLIRLINLKQEDCGSPKSGLGASVIWASALIVPCLVGLVIGFAVRPYIMPHTGAQSCQSQQIMDDLPNETGETSTDALLRHQKRNC from the exons ATGGCTAATCTCCTTTACCTTGCGTTGTTCACCTTTTTGAACATAGTCATCTTCCATG GGTATGGAGAGATGATGATATATGAAGATGGGTACACAGTAACAACAGTGATTGATGGTAACAAGCTACAGATAAATCCACACTCTGCTGTTTCTAGATCTGGATCACATGACCTCCTTCTTCTTGATTCTTCTGCTAGTGTCTTTTACACTCTTTCTTTCCCACTTTCCAAAG AAAGTGTGATGAAGAGGTTTGTTGGAAATCAAGAGGGTTTTGCTGATGGTGACGCAATTTCAGCTAAGTTTAATAAACCAAAGAGCTTTACTGTGGATTCTAAGGGAAATGCGTATGTTGCTGATAGAGCCAATTTCGCTGTTAGAAAAATTACTCGCACAG GTGTCACCACCACTATTGCGGGCGGATACTCGAAGAATGGTCGCACTGATGGACCAGGACGAAATGCAACTTTTTCAACAGATTATGAGCTAACCTTTGTTCCAGAGTTGTGTGCTCTGCTTGTTATGGACCGTGGGAGTAAACTGATCCGCCTGATCAATCTAAAGCAGGAGGATTGTGGTTCTCCCAAATCTG GTTTAGGAGCGAGTGTAATATGGGCTTCGGCACTGATCGTTCCATGCTTGGTCGGATTAGTCATTGGATTTGCAGTTCGTCCGTATATAATGCCACAT ACAGGAGCCCAATCTTGTCAATCTCAGCAAATCATGGACGACTTACCGAATGAAACTGGGGAGACAAGCACCGATGCCTTGCTTCGGCATCAGAAACGCAACTGTTAG